A single genomic interval of Lactococcus sp. S-13 harbors:
- the rlmD gene encoding 23S rRNA (uracil(1939)-C(5))-methyltransferase RlmD: MVNLKIGQKIQVEIERMGINGEGIGVISGRLVFIPYALPGEEVLVEITENARNFSRAKLVKIIEKSPNRVKPQDRAYHEMSQSHIMHLSYPMQLEFKRDVLRQALEKYKPAGWQNYDLRATLGMKNTLGYRNKLQFQVRRLNDGTVIAGLYQEGTHHLVNLENCLVQDPKTQEIINFICRLIEKFDLPVYDERKIGGIRTVMVRRSQKTGEVQIIFVSSTPIILDGQVWPELREEASKRQKNSFVKFDKLLSALTDQFEEIVTVAVNFHPRKSSEIYGEQTQILFNEKETITEGVLDYEFELSPRAFYQLNCEQASVLYAEAVKALSPKKDDRVIDAYCGVGTIGFAVAKKVKSVHGMDITPESIFDARENAKRLGLKNCHYEIGKAERIIPNWNKSGHRATAMIVDPPRTGLDDALLETITKYPPEKIAYVSCNVSTLAKDLVVLANYYKVEYIQSVDMFPHTARTEAVVKLTKRDVPLRIVKFEHLEEERKAEKRAAATKGKNRGRGRRQQKYGKY; encoded by the coding sequence ATGGTAAATTTAAAAATTGGACAAAAAATTCAAGTCGAAATTGAACGAATGGGGATCAATGGTGAGGGAATTGGCGTTATTTCAGGACGTTTGGTTTTCATTCCTTACGCACTCCCAGGCGAAGAAGTACTTGTAGAAATCACAGAAAATGCTCGTAATTTTAGTCGGGCTAAGCTTGTGAAAATTATTGAGAAATCACCTAATCGGGTGAAACCGCAGGATCGGGCTTATCATGAGATGAGTCAATCGCATATTATGCATTTGTCTTATCCGATGCAACTGGAGTTTAAGCGCGATGTTTTGCGTCAGGCTTTGGAAAAATATAAACCAGCGGGTTGGCAAAACTATGATTTGCGGGCGACTTTAGGGATGAAAAACACGCTCGGTTATCGGAATAAATTACAATTTCAAGTGCGTCGCTTGAATGATGGGACGGTGATTGCTGGACTTTATCAAGAAGGCACGCATCATTTGGTGAATTTGGAAAATTGTTTGGTGCAGGATCCAAAAACGCAAGAAATTATCAATTTTATTTGTCGTTTGATTGAAAAATTTGATCTCCCTGTTTATGATGAGCGCAAGATTGGTGGGATTCGTACGGTGATGGTACGTCGTTCTCAAAAAACGGGTGAGGTACAAATTATCTTTGTGTCGTCAACGCCGATTATTTTGGATGGACAGGTTTGGCCTGAACTGCGTGAAGAGGCATCAAAACGTCAGAAAAATTCGTTTGTAAAATTTGATAAATTGCTTTCAGCATTGACGGATCAATTTGAAGAAATTGTGACGGTTGCGGTCAATTTCCACCCACGAAAGAGCAGTGAAATTTATGGGGAACAGACGCAAATCTTGTTCAACGAAAAGGAAACCATCACGGAAGGTGTGCTGGATTATGAGTTTGAGCTTAGTCCACGTGCCTTTTATCAGCTGAACTGTGAGCAAGCGAGTGTGCTTTATGCTGAAGCTGTGAAGGCGCTGAGTCCTAAAAAAGATGATCGTGTGATTGATGCTTATTGTGGTGTGGGAACGATTGGTTTTGCCGTGGCTAAAAAAGTGAAATCGGTTCATGGGATGGATATTACGCCAGAATCAATTTTTGACGCGCGCGAAAATGCAAAACGCTTGGGACTGAAAAATTGTCATTATGAGATTGGTAAAGCTGAGCGGATTATTCCAAACTGGAACAAGTCTGGGCACCGAGCAACAGCGATGATTGTTGACCCGCCACGTACTGGTCTTGATGATGCACTGCTTGAAACCATCACGAAATATCCACCAGAAAAAATTGCTTATGTCAGCTGTAATGTATCGACTTTGGCTAAAGATTTGGTGGTTTTGGCGAATTATTACAAGGTGGAGTATATCCAATCTGTTGATATGTTCCCACATACAGCGCGGACGGAGGCTGTGGTTAAGCTGACGAAACGTGATGTGCCTTTACGTATTGTTAAATTTGAACATTTGGAAGAAGAACGTAAGGCGGAAAAACGTGCTGCGGCAACCAAAGGAAAAAATCGCGGTCGTGGTCGTCGTCAGCAAAAATATGGAAAATATTAA
- a CDS encoding GNAT family N-acetyltransferase: protein MIYLRKAEPKDLAEIMRIIQQARAFLAAAGSDQWQAAYPATADIERDFAKAQAYVLVVDGKIGGYCALVVGEEPAYTRIREGAWTNENLDYVTVHRIALSDEFRGQSLTKQLFSNLFSLMYAAGYRDFRVDTHPVNKVMQRVFEREGFVKRGLVQFEGDRIAYQLELP from the coding sequence ATGATTTATTTGCGTAAGGCGGAGCCAAAGGATTTGGCTGAAATTATGAGAATTATTCAGCAAGCGCGGGCTTTTCTGGCTGCTGCCGGGAGTGATCAGTGGCAAGCTGCTTATCCAGCGACGGCGGATATTGAACGCGATTTTGCCAAAGCACAGGCTTATGTGCTTGTGGTTGATGGAAAAATCGGGGGCTATTGTGCGCTGGTTGTGGGCGAAGAGCCAGCTTACACTCGGATTCGCGAGGGAGCATGGACTAATGAAAACTTGGATTATGTGACGGTGCATCGGATTGCTTTGTCGGACGAATTTCGTGGGCAATCCTTGACTAAACAGCTTTTTTCAAATCTTTTTAGTCTGATGTATGCAGCTGGATATCGGGATTTTCGTGTGGACACGCACCCTGTAAACAAAGTCATGCAGCGCGTTTTTGAACGTGAAGGCTTTGTCAAACGCGGGCTGGTTCAGTTTGAAGGTGACCGCATTGCTTATCAGCTGGAGTTGCCATGA
- the recX gene encoding recombination regulator RecX — protein MGKITAIKKLKRLYRIDLCDLEQEKIYVCEDTIVHFFLNVDKSLSQEELTEITTFDHFAQGKSLALYYISFKMRTSTEVKKYLQEHDIPSEQIEQIIAVLIENNLINDLSYAENFIQGKISMASSGPYQIKQKLLTKGIDNNLITQALDEFYNEEEQIEVAYKLAEKLVRSSAHRLTLNQLKQKILQSLMNKGFSYSISSISLDSLALTADEENETELLYTELDKVAKRYSRSYDGYERKQKITQALARKGFDYDDINSALRDYTFEP, from the coding sequence ATGGGAAAAATTACAGCAATTAAAAAATTAAAACGCCTCTACCGAATTGACCTTTGCGACCTTGAACAAGAAAAAATTTATGTCTGTGAAGACACCATCGTTCATTTCTTTCTCAATGTTGACAAAAGCCTCAGCCAAGAAGAACTTACCGAAATCACCACTTTTGATCACTTTGCTCAAGGAAAATCATTAGCCCTCTACTACATTTCATTCAAGATGCGCACCAGCACAGAAGTCAAAAAATACCTTCAAGAACACGACATCCCTTCCGAACAAATTGAGCAAATCATTGCCGTACTCATCGAAAATAACCTCATCAATGACTTATCCTATGCCGAAAATTTCATCCAAGGAAAAATTTCGATGGCAAGTTCAGGACCTTATCAAATTAAACAAAAACTTTTAACTAAAGGCATTGACAATAACCTCATCACCCAAGCCTTAGATGAATTTTATAACGAAGAAGAACAAATCGAAGTGGCCTACAAATTAGCAGAAAAACTCGTCCGTAGCTCCGCTCATCGCCTCACCCTCAATCAACTCAAACAAAAAATCCTCCAAAGCCTGATGAATAAAGGTTTTTCCTACTCAATCAGTAGCATCTCCCTTGATTCTCTTGCCCTAACTGCCGATGAAGAAAATGAAACAGAACTTCTCTATACAGAGCTAGACAAAGTCGCCAAGCGCTACAGCCGCAGTTACGACGGATATGAAAGAAAACAAAAAATCACCCAAGCACTTGCAAGAAAAGGATTCGACTACGACGACATCAATTCGGCACTGCGCGACTATACATTTGAACCCTAG
- a CDS encoding B3/B4 domain-containing protein, with the protein MKKFVVESEFWELFPETQIGIVLAKNIDNSMESSAEIKKLLDEANDNAEQFLDAAVFSENPVIAVWRKAYQKFKTKKGARSSIEALLKRVDKGRAVGSINPLVDLYNSISLNYGLPAGGEDIDTFVGDLRLTKAVGGEYFLALGDEEADNALPGEICYLDDEGAVCRSWNWRDGQRTMLTEQTKNAFLIIECVDPERMDTLQAATAKLAELSEKYLGGTAEVILVNKENPEMVLTQD; encoded by the coding sequence ATGAAAAAATTTGTTGTGGAATCAGAATTTTGGGAGCTTTTCCCTGAAACGCAAATCGGAATTGTTCTTGCCAAAAATATTGACAACAGCATGGAATCATCTGCTGAAATCAAAAAATTACTGGATGAAGCCAATGATAATGCGGAACAGTTCTTGGATGCTGCGGTCTTTAGCGAGAATCCTGTGATTGCGGTTTGGCGCAAGGCTTATCAAAAATTTAAGACGAAAAAAGGCGCACGTAGCTCAATCGAAGCTTTGCTCAAACGGGTGGATAAAGGGCGCGCGGTTGGCTCTATTAACCCACTTGTTGACCTTTACAATAGCATCAGCTTGAACTACGGTTTGCCAGCTGGTGGTGAAGATATTGACACTTTTGTGGGCGACTTGCGCTTGACGAAAGCAGTTGGTGGGGAGTATTTCTTGGCTTTGGGCGATGAAGAAGCGGATAATGCTTTGCCTGGCGAAATTTGTTATTTGGACGATGAAGGTGCGGTTTGCCGTTCGTGGAACTGGCGTGATGGTCAACGGACGATGTTGACTGAGCAAACGAAAAATGCTTTCTTGATTATCGAATGTGTAGATCCAGAACGCATGGACACTTTGCAAGCAGCCACAGCAAAATTGGCTGAGTTGAGTGAAAAATATTTGGGTGGAACAGCAGAAGTTATTCTTGTGAACAAAGAAAATCCAGAAATGGTGCTGACGCAAGATTAA
- a CDS encoding MmcQ/YjbR family DNA-binding protein gives MNKQELIDFCLSLGATFADQPFVKMEKARPTTVIRHLKNKKCFAYISERSGDLIVAVKQNPEVSVELREFFKDISPAFHMNKVHWNDLRLGGDVADEQICKMIETSYDLTLK, from the coding sequence ATGAACAAGCAGGAACTGATTGATTTTTGCCTGTCACTCGGGGCGACTTTTGCTGATCAACCCTTTGTGAAAATGGAGAAAGCAAGGCCGACAACAGTCATCAGACATCTTAAAAATAAAAAATGTTTTGCTTACATTTCAGAGCGTTCAGGCGATTTGATTGTCGCGGTGAAGCAAAATCCGGAAGTTTCCGTAGAACTTCGAGAGTTTTTCAAGGACATCAGCCCTGCTTTTCATATGAACAAGGTGCATTGGAACGATCTGCGTTTGGGTGGTGACGTGGCTGATGAACAAATTTGCAAAATGATTGAAACCAGTTACGATTTAACACTAAAATAA